One Triplophysa dalaica isolate WHDGS20190420 chromosome 1, ASM1584641v1, whole genome shotgun sequence DNA segment encodes these proteins:
- the plekhf1 gene encoding pleckstrin homology domain-containing family F member 1 yields the protein MAEQQTFSNKNRERIQAVENTFGRTRKSLLHPDRILVGEGCLLKLCRHGPKPKVFFLFNDILVYGSIMVPGHWNNKKQTIPLDQVEVEDMQDETIMANQWLIRTPRKSFYVAAASPDEKQAWMEHIEQYKALLIQHKGRPTDSTARRSFAVPWIPDMASAICMRCSVLFTIANRRHHCRMCGYIVCGACSKDRALLLNISSRPVRVCRYCVVYLQGQDDRETRNMQQRRVKIKEWKKRTSVEDTPTLPEYEGSSEEEEDSQYQVPTKWFSGAQHENHSEYCNLRPEHIISL from the coding sequence ATGGCGGAACAGCAGACATTTTCTAATAAGAACCGTGAGCGCATCCAGGCAGTGGAGAACACTTTTGGGCGCACTAGAAAATCACTTCTTCACCCAGACCGTATCCTTGTGGGAGAGGGTTGCTTGTTAAAGCTCTGCAGACATGGACCCAAACCCAAAGTGTTTTTCCTCTTCAATGACATCCTGGTCTACGGCAGTATCATGGTGCCGGGCCACTGGaataataaaaagcaaacaattccTTTGGATCAGGTCGAGGTGGAAGATATGCAAGACGAAACCATCATGGCCAACCAGTGGCTCATCCGCACACCGCGCAAATCCTTTTACGTGGCGGCGGCCTCGCCTGACGAGAAGCAGGCGTGGATGGAGCACATTGAGCAGTACAAAGCCCTGCTAATACAACACAAAGGCCGTCCTACTGATAGCACTGCCAGAAGGAGTTTTGCTGTTCCCTGGATTCCTGACATGGCCTCAGCCATTTGCATGCGCTGTTCTGTTCTCTTTACCATTGCTAACAGGAGACACCACTGCCGGATGTGTGGCTATATAGTTTGTGGAGCTTGCTCGAAGGACCGGGCCTTGCTACTTAACATCTCATCGAGGCCGGTGAGAGTCTGCCGGTATTGTGTGGTCTACCTGCAAGGACAAGATGACAGAGAGACAAGAAACATGCAACAGAGAAGAGTCAAGATAAAGGAATGGAAGAAGAGGACTTCAGTGGAGGACACACCGACCCTACCCGAATATGAGGGTTCCAGTGAAGAGGAGGAGGACAGTCAGTATCAAGTCCCCACCAAGTGGTTTAGTGGGGCTCAGCATGAAAATCATTCTGAATACTGCAATCTAAGACCAGAGCACATAATCTCTTTATAG
- the pop4 gene encoding ribonuclease P protein subunit p29 translates to MEERLVKSRLPLVQGELLGVQSHHGKIAEDLTKAFLKKSIPKMTSAAIEDMMLRKAVVLEYARPKKKGKKKKAKGLNAKERRRLKIFQLKPEHQKYELFLPLHELWKQYIVDLCNGLKPASNPQMIQQKLLKADFHGAVLTVVRSKCPSYVGLTGILVQELKHIFKIITKEDKLKVIPKRNSVFSVEIGDFVTHIYGSKFELRSSERSAKKFKVKGTIDL, encoded by the exons ATGGAGGAGC GTCTTGTCAAATCACGACTTCCTCTAGTACAAGGTGAACTTTTGGGAGTTCAG TCTCATCATGGAAAGATAGCAGAGgatttaaccaaagctttcctGAAGAAAAGCATTCCCAAGATGACCTCTGCTGCAATCGAGGATATGATGCTGCGCAAGGCAGTGGTACTGGAATATGCAAGACCGAAGAAaaagggaaagaaaaaaaaggccAAGGGGCTGAATGCTAAAGAGAGACGACGACTGAAAATATTCCAGCTCAAACCTGAACATCAAAA GTATGAGCTCTTCTTACCTCTGCATGAGCTTTGGAAACAGTACATTGTGGATCTATGCAATGGATTGAAACCAGCAAG TAACCCACAGATGATCCAGCAGAAGCTCCTGAAAGCTGATTTCCATGGTGCTGTTTTAACAG tggTCAGATCAAAATGTCCCTCGTATGTAGGTCTTACTGGCATTCTAGTACAGGAACTGAAGCACATCTTTAAAAtcatcacaaaagaagacaaaCTGAAAG TCATCCCTAAAAGGAAtagtgtgttcagtgtggaaataGGGGATTTCGTAACGCACATCTATGGCAGCAAGTTTGAACTGCGCTCCAGTGAACGGTCAGCAAAGAAATTTAAAGTTAAAGGAACTATAGACTTGTAA